The DNA sequence TGCAGGATACTGTTGAAAAGGTTGTTGAATTTCTCCCTAATGCTATTTGGATTCTTAACAGTGATAACACTGTTTTTTTGCAAAATTCCCATGCAAGAGAGTTATGGGAGCTTTTAAAGCTTTTGGAGTACCGTGATGAAGATTATGAAATTACTTTTAATGCACACTCCTACCTTGTCAAGAGTTCTACCTATAAAGACAAAGTGATGCTCTCTGCAACAGATATTACAGAACAAAAGCGAAAAGAAAATCTTGCCACTATGGGACAGATGGCAGCCCACCTTTCCCATGAAATACGGAACCCTATAGGTGCGATTTCTTTGATGAGTTCGACACTTAAAAAACGGGTACTTCCTGAAAATATTCCAATAGTCGAAGAGATACAAAAATCAGTTTATAGAATTGAGCGAATCATTAAAGCGACACTGATGTTTTCAAAAGGTGTGCAGACACAAAAAGATCTTATACCGTGGAGTCAGCTCAAAGAGTCTCTGGAT is a window from the Sulfurimonas hydrogeniphila genome containing:
- a CDS encoding sensor histidine kinase; the protein is MASITPQELNVLIQQTYKVENEFNELKASYAHLQDTVEKVVEFLPNAIWILNSDNTVFLQNSHARELWELLKLLEYRDEDYEITFNAHSYLVKSSTYKDKVMLSATDITEQKRKENLATMGQMAAHLSHEIRNPIGAISLMSSTLKKRVLPENIPIVEEIQKSVYRIERIIKATLMFSKGVQTQKDLIPWSQLKESLDMAIAYYGYSKEIEFVFPKEDFFMHADKDLLEMLFANFITNAIDAIEEDENEEGRVEITYENDGIYHIFKIYDSGVAIDNEKELFEAFKSTKLKGNGLGLVLSRQIAEAHGGSVNLCTVQKKCFEVKIKM